Proteins from a single region of Anastrepha ludens isolate Willacy chromosome 5, idAnaLude1.1, whole genome shotgun sequence:
- the LOC128865301 gene encoding rap guanine nucleotide exchange factor 2 isoform X3 has translation MDPYHHIRHHYPPTRPELQQKCNRGSHSSDTSSAYSGSDTMASVYGSSMDAEEIDLSGLVESVVDSDEEDLAESMDSLNVRDAVRDCLEKDPSERTEEDVEILLEFTQGLKAFTNITLAVRRALCAVMVFAVVDKAGTVVMSDGEELDSWSVLINGAVEIEHANGTREELQMGDSFGILPTMDKLYHRGVMRTKCDDCQFVCITQTDYYRIQHQGEENTRRHEDEDGRIVMVTELRQIGSNEHAGAGSNASAASAAGMKRGHVVIRGSPERLLQQLVEENSMTDPTYVEDFLLTQRIFIKNPQEVTQKLLAWFECDAEPPKGSTASPQEIRDRVTRVVLLWVNNHFTDFEADHEMMEFLEVFEAGLEHTRLLSQLRLLHIACAAKARMRSCTLTRSSRDEPLNFNIIGGYEMRGITAATGGGGCGIYIAHVVPGSKTQDIGLKRGDQIHEVNGQSFEHVTSKRAMEILMSSTHLSITVKSNLLGFKEMMLAIEQGGNGSSGSNGAGTPVGSGSGSSGGSLGTKSLRSPRRICANDIAKLHGRCMLDDMTTTSRSHILRLSSVDMLLPTDQTDCCAPATPPPVMSQQSSGNMASNFMSNLLQSVSNASARKDAHTNCNDGNGGGGGGGTKGGGFMTLAPKRRLQKALAKMNLLQHKSIGGAGLNDSIDVATPTETMSQKAGKLTTSSSSSSSTCGGVGGNRLYQSQSNPDLSSSLLYEDSNSLATSTATAPTPTPNYLTTSMHRPSAVSTTSSAMLPDYPEHVLKVFKADQSCKYLLINKETTAHEVVMLALQEFGIHDPSSNYSLCEVSVGEGGMVKQRRLPDQLQNLAERIGFAARYYLKTNGSTETLVPDELALELVRESSVHFLQLNAYELAIQLTLQDFAIFRQIESTEYIDDLFNLKTKYGVPMLSKFAELVNREMFWVVTEICSEHNIVRRMKIVKQFIKIARHCKECRNFNSMFAIISGLGHAAVSRLRLTWEKLPSKYQRLFSDLQDLMDPSRNMSKYRQLVSSELLAQHPIIPFYPIVKKDLTFIHLGNDTRVEGLINFEKLRMLSKEVRLLTHMCSSPYDLLAILELKGQSPSNALFSLNQLSTSQNAGGTHSTVIAANAGQSTIKRRKKSTAAPNPKKMFEEAQMVRRVKAYLNNLKIINDEDALHKFSLECEPSSNSQTYGGSSSSTRGESGLGRDGTGNSSTRSGDQLSIYSHTSSSSAPNSSLSLRKRHPSSPTLSTTSSTSSTSDHHNRRNMAHNNNSKFGIASPQAVKKILALSDPTKVRPHQPFTARHSGMPPPPPPLLVNTPHHMLAHAYASAPAGVPLTAVPGASTTPSPCSHRRLASGSNSMPAGNMVPARAIHERSHSDTPTPPLPSVDLSVESSSVTTFRDLPLRKSVTSGGAPNFVDGNNKCPMCPTMSPPSTMNQ, from the exons ATGGATCCATATCATCATATCAGACATCAT TATCCACCCACCCGACCGGAATTGCAGCAAAAATGCAATCGCGGCTCACATTCGAGTGACACCAGCTCAGCATACAGCGGCAGCGATACAATGGCATCCGTGTACGGTTCATCAATGGACGCTGAGGAGATTGATCTCTCCGGTTTGGTGGAGTCAGTGGTGGACTCCGATGAGGAGGACTTAGCCGAGAGTATGGAT AGTTTAAATGTGCGCGATGCCGTGCGTGATTGCCTCGAAAAAGATCCCTCCGAACGCACAGAAGAAGATGTAGAAATCCTGCTCGAATTCACACAAGGCCTGAAGGCTTTCACCAACATAACACTAGCGGTGCGACGCGCACTATGTGCCGTTATGGTGTTTGCTGTGGTCGACAAGGCCGGCACTGTGGTGATGTCCGATGGCGAGGAACTCGATTCGTGGTCGGTGCTTATCAATGGTGCCGTGGAAATCGAACACGCGAACGGCACACGGGAAGAGCTGCAAATGGGCGATTCATTTGGCATATTGCCCACTATGGATAAGTTGTATCATCGCGGCGTAATGCGCACCAAATGTGATGATTGCCAGTTTGTTTGCATAACACAAACCGATTACTATCGCATACAACATCAGGGCGAGGAGAACACGCGGCGGCACGAAGACGAGGATGGCCGCATAGTTATGGTCACTGAGTTGCGTCAAATTGGCAGCAATGAGCACGCCGGTGCCGGCAGTAATGCTAGTGCGGCAAGCGCGGCGGGCATGAAGCGTGGGCACGTGGTGATACGCGGCTCTCCAGAACGTTTGCTACAACAATTAGTGGAGGAGAATTCAATGACTGATCCGACATATGTGGAAGATTTTTTGCTCACACAACGCATTTTCATCAAGAATCCACAAGAGGTGACACAGAAGCTGCTCGCATGGTTTGAGTGTGACGCGGAGCCGCCAAAGGGCAGCACCGCTTCACCGCAAGAGATCAGAGATCGTGTAACGCGCGTTGTGCTGCTTTGGGTGAACAATCACTTCACCGATTTTGAGGCTGATCATGAAATGATGGAGTTCCTGGAGGTGTTCGAGGCTGGGTTGGAGCACACGCGTTTGTTGAGTCAATTGCGTTTACTGCATATAGCTTGTGCGGCTAAGGCGCGCATGCGCAGTTGTACGTTGACGCGTTCATCACGCGACGAGCCAttgaatttcaatataatcgGCGGCTATGAGATGCGCGGCATTACAGCGGCGACGGGCGGTGGCGGTTGTGGCATATACATAGCGCATGTAGTGCCCGGCTCGAAGACACAAGACATCGGCCTTAAGCGTGGCGATCAAATACACGAAGTGAACGGCCAATCTTTCGAGCATGTGACAAGCAAACGCGCCATGGAAATACTTATGAGCAGCACACATCTGAGTATTACGGTGAAAAGCAATCTTTTGGGTTTCAAAGAGATGATGTTGGCCATCGAGCAGGGTGGCAACGGTAGCAGTGGCAGCAATGGCGCCGGCACGCCGGTcggcagtggcagtggcagcaGCGGCGGCTCGCTAGGCACCAAATCATTACGCAGTCCGCGACGTATTTGCGCCAACGACATTGCCAAATTACATGGACGCTGCATGTTGGATGATATGACAACTACAAGTCGATCGCACATCTTGCGTCTTAGCTCGGTAGATATGCTGTTGCCCACAGACCAAACGGACTGTTGTGCACCAGCGACGCCACCGCCAGTAATGTCACAACAATCTAGCGGCAATATGGCCAGCAATTTCATGTCGAATCTGCTGCAAAGTGTCAGTAACGCATCCGCGCGCAAGGATGCGCACACAAATTGCAATGATGGgaatggtggtggtggtggtggtggtacaAAGGGTGGTGGCTTTATGACGCTTGCGCCAAAGCGGCGCTTACAAAAGGCGCTGGCGAAAATGAATTTATTGCAACATAAAAGTATCGGTGGTGCGGGTTTGAATGACTCCATTGATGTTGCCACACCCACAGAGACTATGTCACAAAAAGCCGGCAAACTCACCACATCCTCATCCAGTTCCTCCTCTACTTGCGGTGGCGTCGGCGGCAATCGTCTCTACCAATCACAATCCAACCCCGATTTAAGTTCGTCCCTGCTCTACGAAGATTCTAACTCTCTTGCGACCAGCACCGCTACAGCACCCACTCCCACGCCCAATTATTTGACTACCTCCATGCATCGGCCATCTGCCGTTTCCACCACCAGCTCCGCTATGCTGCCTGACTATCCCGAGCATGTGCTCAAAGTCTTCAAGGCTGATCAATCGTGCAAATATTTACTCATCAACAAGGAGACGACGGCGCACGAAGTTGTGATGCTGGCGCTGCAGGAGTTTGGCATACACGACCCGAGTTCCAATTACTCGCTCTGCGAAGTTAGTGTAGGCGAAGGTGGCATGGTGAAACAGCGTCGCCTACCCGATCAACTGCAGAATCTCGCCGAGCGAATTGGTTTCGCCGCGCGCTACTATCTGAAAACAAATGGCAGCACAGAGACGCTGGTGCCGGATGAATTGGCACTGGAGTTGGTGCGTGAGTCGAGTGTGCATTTTCTGCAGCTGAACGCCTATGAATTGGCCATACAATTGACGCTGCAGGATTTCGCTATTTTTCGGCAAATCGAGTCCACGGAATATATCGATGATCTGTTCAATCTTAAAACGAAATATGGCGTGCCAATGTTGTCGAAATTCGCCGAGCTTGTCAACCGCGAAATGTTTTGGGTGGTAACTGAGATTTGCAGTGAGCACAATATCGTGCGGCGCATGAAGATCGTCAAGCAGTTCATAAAAATCGCACGTCATTGCAAGGAGTGCCGCAATTTCAATTCCATGTTCGCCATTATATCCGGACTGGGGCATGCAGCTGTGTCACGGTTGCGCCTTACTTGGGAAAAATTGCCTTCTAAATATCAACGGCTCTTCTCCGACTTGCAGGATCTAATGGACCCCTCACGCAATATGTCCAAATATCGACAGCTGGTCTCCTCAGAGCTGCTCGCACAACATCCCATCATACCATTCTATCCGATCGTAAAGAAGGATCTCACCTTCATCCATCTGGGCAATGACACGCGCGTAGAAGGTCTCATCAACTTTGAAAAGTTGCGCATGCTCTCCAAGGAGGTACGCCTGCTCACGCATATGTGCTCCTCGCCCTACGATCTGCTCGCTATACTCGAACTCAAAGGTCAATCGCCGTCGAATGCGCTCTTCTCGCTCAATCAATTGTCCACATCACAAAACGCCGGCGGCACACACAGCACCGTCATCGCTGCCAATGCCGGCCAATCGACAATCAAGCGCCGTAAAAAGTCAACAGCTGCACCCAACCCTAAGAAAATGTTCGAAGAGGCACAAATGGTGCGACGCGTCAAGGCATACCTGAATAATTTGAAGATCATCAACGATGAGGATGCATTGCACAAATTCTCGCTCGAATGCGAACCATCCTCTAATTCGCAGACGTatggcggcagcagcagcagtacacGTGGTGAAAGTGGTTTGGGACGTGACGGCACCGGCAATTCATCGACGCGCAGCGGTGATCAATTGAGTATCTATTCGCACACGTCTTCGTCGTCGGCACCGAATTCATCGTTGTCACTACGCAAACGCCATCCCTCCTCGCCGACACTCTCCACCACCAGCTCGACATCGTCGACAAGCGATCACCACAATCGTCGCAATATGGCGCACAATAATAACTCAAAATTTGGCATCGCCTCTCCGCAAGCCGTCAAAAAAATACTCGCACTTTCCGATCCGACGAAAGTGCGGCCACATCAGCCGTTTACAGCGCGACACTCGGGCATGCCGCCACCCCCGCCCCCACTGCTAGTTAATACGCCGCATCATATGCTAGCGCATGCGTACGCCTCGGCACCGGCTGGCGTGCCCTTGACGGCAGTACCTGGCGCATCGACCACGCCAAGCCCATGCTCCCATCGGCGCTTAGCGTCCGGTAGCAATTCGATGCCGGCAG GCAATATGGTACCCGCGCGGGCCATACATGAACGCTCACATTCGGACACGCCAACGCCACCATTACCATCTGTTGATCTGTCAGTTGAGAGCAGTAGCGTTACAACATTTCGTGACTTGCCATTGCGCAAATCTGTGACTTCCG GTGGCGCTCCAAATTTCGTTGATGGCAACAATAAATGCCCGATGTGCCCAACAATGTCGCCACCATCAACTATGAATCaataa
- the LOC128865301 gene encoding rap guanine nucleotide exchange factor 2 isoform X1, whose amino-acid sequence MDPYHHIRHHYPPTRPELQQKCNRGSHSSDTSSAYSGSDTMASVYGSSMDAEEIDLSGLVESVVDSDEEDLAESMDSLNVRDAVRDCLEKDPSERTEEDVEILLEFTQGLKAFTNITLAVRRALCAVMVFAVVDKAGTVVMSDGEELDSWSVLINGAVEIEHANGTREELQMGDSFGILPTMDKLYHRGVMRTKCDDCQFVCITQTDYYRIQHQGEENTRRHEDEDGRIVMVTELRQIGSNEHAGAGSNASAASAAGMKRGHVVIRGSPERLLQQLVEENSMTDPTYVEDFLLTQRIFIKNPQEVTQKLLAWFECDAEPPKGSTASPQEIRDRVTRVVLLWVNNHFTDFEADHEMMEFLEVFEAGLEHTRLLSQLRLLHIACAAKARMRSCTLTRSSRDEPLNFNIIGGYEMRGITAATGGGGCGIYIAHVVPGSKTQDIGLKRGDQIHEVNGQSFEHVTSKRAMEILMSSTHLSITVKSNLLGFKEMMLAIEQGGNGSSGSNGAGTPVGSGSGSSGGSLGTKSLRSPRRICANDIAKLHGRCMLDDMTTTSRSHILRLSSVDMLLPTDQTDCCAPATPPPVMSQQSSGNMASNFMSNLLQSVSNASARKDAHTNCNDGNGGGGGGGTKGGGFMTLAPKRRLQKALAKMNLLQHKSIGGAGLNDSIDVATPTETMSQKAGKLTTSSSSSSSTCGGVGGNRLYQSQSNPDLSSSLLYEDSNSLATSTATAPTPTPNYLTTSMHRPSAVSTTSSAMLPDYPEHVLKVFKADQSCKYLLINKETTAHEVVMLALQEFGIHDPSSNYSLCEVSVGEGGMVKQRRLPDQLQNLAERIGFAARYYLKTNGSTETLVPDELALELVRESSVHFLQLNAYELAIQLTLQDFAIFRQIESTEYIDDLFNLKTKYGVPMLSKFAELVNREMFWVVTEICSEHNIVRRMKIVKQFIKIARHCKECRNFNSMFAIISGLGHAAVSRLRLTWEKLPSKYQRLFSDLQDLMDPSRNMSKYRQLVSSELLAQHPIIPFYPIVKKDLTFIHLGNDTRVEGLINFEKLRMLSKEVRLLTHMCSSPYDLLAILELKGQSPSNALFSLNQLSTSQNAGGTHSTVIAANAGQSTIKRRKKSTAAPNPKKMFEEAQMVRRVKAYLNNLKIINDEDALHKFSLECEPSSNSQTYGGSSSSTRGESGLGRDGTGNSSTRSGDQLSIYSHTSSSSAPNSSLSLRKRHPSSPTLSTTSSTSSTSDHHNRRNMAHNNNSKFGIASPQAVKKILALSDPTKVRPHQPFTARHSGMPPPPPPLLVNTPHHMLAHAYASAPAGVPLTAVPGASTTPSPCSHRRLASGSNSMPAGNMVPARAIHERSHSDTPTPPLPSVDLSVESSSVTTFRDLPLRKSVTSGSVSSSDSGHGSYAQQHDTSSSVYTAADCRLLQQISNTAARNLSGGVNNSSSGSSSGGSQCSSSSTPTTPAPTPIPPPPPYHMLRSAAHNAVSNMYHANATGAGPLPPPPYARLHCGETMVAPLMHPPTAHTRHSNMHGGAPNFVDGNNKCPMCPTMSPPSTMNQ is encoded by the exons ATGGATCCATATCATCATATCAGACATCAT TATCCACCCACCCGACCGGAATTGCAGCAAAAATGCAATCGCGGCTCACATTCGAGTGACACCAGCTCAGCATACAGCGGCAGCGATACAATGGCATCCGTGTACGGTTCATCAATGGACGCTGAGGAGATTGATCTCTCCGGTTTGGTGGAGTCAGTGGTGGACTCCGATGAGGAGGACTTAGCCGAGAGTATGGAT AGTTTAAATGTGCGCGATGCCGTGCGTGATTGCCTCGAAAAAGATCCCTCCGAACGCACAGAAGAAGATGTAGAAATCCTGCTCGAATTCACACAAGGCCTGAAGGCTTTCACCAACATAACACTAGCGGTGCGACGCGCACTATGTGCCGTTATGGTGTTTGCTGTGGTCGACAAGGCCGGCACTGTGGTGATGTCCGATGGCGAGGAACTCGATTCGTGGTCGGTGCTTATCAATGGTGCCGTGGAAATCGAACACGCGAACGGCACACGGGAAGAGCTGCAAATGGGCGATTCATTTGGCATATTGCCCACTATGGATAAGTTGTATCATCGCGGCGTAATGCGCACCAAATGTGATGATTGCCAGTTTGTTTGCATAACACAAACCGATTACTATCGCATACAACATCAGGGCGAGGAGAACACGCGGCGGCACGAAGACGAGGATGGCCGCATAGTTATGGTCACTGAGTTGCGTCAAATTGGCAGCAATGAGCACGCCGGTGCCGGCAGTAATGCTAGTGCGGCAAGCGCGGCGGGCATGAAGCGTGGGCACGTGGTGATACGCGGCTCTCCAGAACGTTTGCTACAACAATTAGTGGAGGAGAATTCAATGACTGATCCGACATATGTGGAAGATTTTTTGCTCACACAACGCATTTTCATCAAGAATCCACAAGAGGTGACACAGAAGCTGCTCGCATGGTTTGAGTGTGACGCGGAGCCGCCAAAGGGCAGCACCGCTTCACCGCAAGAGATCAGAGATCGTGTAACGCGCGTTGTGCTGCTTTGGGTGAACAATCACTTCACCGATTTTGAGGCTGATCATGAAATGATGGAGTTCCTGGAGGTGTTCGAGGCTGGGTTGGAGCACACGCGTTTGTTGAGTCAATTGCGTTTACTGCATATAGCTTGTGCGGCTAAGGCGCGCATGCGCAGTTGTACGTTGACGCGTTCATCACGCGACGAGCCAttgaatttcaatataatcgGCGGCTATGAGATGCGCGGCATTACAGCGGCGACGGGCGGTGGCGGTTGTGGCATATACATAGCGCATGTAGTGCCCGGCTCGAAGACACAAGACATCGGCCTTAAGCGTGGCGATCAAATACACGAAGTGAACGGCCAATCTTTCGAGCATGTGACAAGCAAACGCGCCATGGAAATACTTATGAGCAGCACACATCTGAGTATTACGGTGAAAAGCAATCTTTTGGGTTTCAAAGAGATGATGTTGGCCATCGAGCAGGGTGGCAACGGTAGCAGTGGCAGCAATGGCGCCGGCACGCCGGTcggcagtggcagtggcagcaGCGGCGGCTCGCTAGGCACCAAATCATTACGCAGTCCGCGACGTATTTGCGCCAACGACATTGCCAAATTACATGGACGCTGCATGTTGGATGATATGACAACTACAAGTCGATCGCACATCTTGCGTCTTAGCTCGGTAGATATGCTGTTGCCCACAGACCAAACGGACTGTTGTGCACCAGCGACGCCACCGCCAGTAATGTCACAACAATCTAGCGGCAATATGGCCAGCAATTTCATGTCGAATCTGCTGCAAAGTGTCAGTAACGCATCCGCGCGCAAGGATGCGCACACAAATTGCAATGATGGgaatggtggtggtggtggtggtggtacaAAGGGTGGTGGCTTTATGACGCTTGCGCCAAAGCGGCGCTTACAAAAGGCGCTGGCGAAAATGAATTTATTGCAACATAAAAGTATCGGTGGTGCGGGTTTGAATGACTCCATTGATGTTGCCACACCCACAGAGACTATGTCACAAAAAGCCGGCAAACTCACCACATCCTCATCCAGTTCCTCCTCTACTTGCGGTGGCGTCGGCGGCAATCGTCTCTACCAATCACAATCCAACCCCGATTTAAGTTCGTCCCTGCTCTACGAAGATTCTAACTCTCTTGCGACCAGCACCGCTACAGCACCCACTCCCACGCCCAATTATTTGACTACCTCCATGCATCGGCCATCTGCCGTTTCCACCACCAGCTCCGCTATGCTGCCTGACTATCCCGAGCATGTGCTCAAAGTCTTCAAGGCTGATCAATCGTGCAAATATTTACTCATCAACAAGGAGACGACGGCGCACGAAGTTGTGATGCTGGCGCTGCAGGAGTTTGGCATACACGACCCGAGTTCCAATTACTCGCTCTGCGAAGTTAGTGTAGGCGAAGGTGGCATGGTGAAACAGCGTCGCCTACCCGATCAACTGCAGAATCTCGCCGAGCGAATTGGTTTCGCCGCGCGCTACTATCTGAAAACAAATGGCAGCACAGAGACGCTGGTGCCGGATGAATTGGCACTGGAGTTGGTGCGTGAGTCGAGTGTGCATTTTCTGCAGCTGAACGCCTATGAATTGGCCATACAATTGACGCTGCAGGATTTCGCTATTTTTCGGCAAATCGAGTCCACGGAATATATCGATGATCTGTTCAATCTTAAAACGAAATATGGCGTGCCAATGTTGTCGAAATTCGCCGAGCTTGTCAACCGCGAAATGTTTTGGGTGGTAACTGAGATTTGCAGTGAGCACAATATCGTGCGGCGCATGAAGATCGTCAAGCAGTTCATAAAAATCGCACGTCATTGCAAGGAGTGCCGCAATTTCAATTCCATGTTCGCCATTATATCCGGACTGGGGCATGCAGCTGTGTCACGGTTGCGCCTTACTTGGGAAAAATTGCCTTCTAAATATCAACGGCTCTTCTCCGACTTGCAGGATCTAATGGACCCCTCACGCAATATGTCCAAATATCGACAGCTGGTCTCCTCAGAGCTGCTCGCACAACATCCCATCATACCATTCTATCCGATCGTAAAGAAGGATCTCACCTTCATCCATCTGGGCAATGACACGCGCGTAGAAGGTCTCATCAACTTTGAAAAGTTGCGCATGCTCTCCAAGGAGGTACGCCTGCTCACGCATATGTGCTCCTCGCCCTACGATCTGCTCGCTATACTCGAACTCAAAGGTCAATCGCCGTCGAATGCGCTCTTCTCGCTCAATCAATTGTCCACATCACAAAACGCCGGCGGCACACACAGCACCGTCATCGCTGCCAATGCCGGCCAATCGACAATCAAGCGCCGTAAAAAGTCAACAGCTGCACCCAACCCTAAGAAAATGTTCGAAGAGGCACAAATGGTGCGACGCGTCAAGGCATACCTGAATAATTTGAAGATCATCAACGATGAGGATGCATTGCACAAATTCTCGCTCGAATGCGAACCATCCTCTAATTCGCAGACGTatggcggcagcagcagcagtacacGTGGTGAAAGTGGTTTGGGACGTGACGGCACCGGCAATTCATCGACGCGCAGCGGTGATCAATTGAGTATCTATTCGCACACGTCTTCGTCGTCGGCACCGAATTCATCGTTGTCACTACGCAAACGCCATCCCTCCTCGCCGACACTCTCCACCACCAGCTCGACATCGTCGACAAGCGATCACCACAATCGTCGCAATATGGCGCACAATAATAACTCAAAATTTGGCATCGCCTCTCCGCAAGCCGTCAAAAAAATACTCGCACTTTCCGATCCGACGAAAGTGCGGCCACATCAGCCGTTTACAGCGCGACACTCGGGCATGCCGCCACCCCCGCCCCCACTGCTAGTTAATACGCCGCATCATATGCTAGCGCATGCGTACGCCTCGGCACCGGCTGGCGTGCCCTTGACGGCAGTACCTGGCGCATCGACCACGCCAAGCCCATGCTCCCATCGGCGCTTAGCGTCCGGTAGCAATTCGATGCCGGCAG GCAATATGGTACCCGCGCGGGCCATACATGAACGCTCACATTCGGACACGCCAACGCCACCATTACCATCTGTTGATCTGTCAGTTGAGAGCAGTAGCGTTACAACATTTCGTGACTTGCCATTGCGCAAATCTGTGACTTCCG GGTCGGTTTCATCCAGCGATAGCGGACACGGTTCATATGCCCAACAACACGACACCAGCAGCTCGGTTTACACCGCTGCCGATTGTCGACTGCTACAGCAAATTTCCAATACTGCAGCACGCAATTTGAGCGGCGGCGTTAACAACAGCAGTAGTGGTAGTAGCAGTGGCGGTAGTCAATGCAGCAGTAGTAGTACACCTACTACGCCCGCGCCAACTCCCATCCCACCACCGCCACCGTATCATATGTTGCGCAGCGCTGCGCATAACGCCGTCAGTAATATGTATCACGCGAATGCGACAGGTGCGGGGCCATTGCCGCCGCCGCCGTACGCTCGCTTGCATTGCGGGGAGACTATGGTTGCACCGTTAATGCATCCGCCAACAGCACACACACGACATTCCAATATGCATG GTGGCGCTCCAAATTTCGTTGATGGCAACAATAAATGCCCGATGTGCCCAACAATGTCGCCACCATCAACTATGAATCaataa